In the Streptomyces fradiae ATCC 10745 = DSM 40063 genome, GCTGATCACCGTCCTGGCGCTGCTGGCCGCCCTGGACCGGGAGCGCGCCGCCCTCGCGGCCCGCCTCGGGTCCGATCCCGTCACCCGCACCGCCCTGCGGGCCGCGGGGGTGCTGCCGCACCCGCCCGCCGCGCGGCGCCCGGCATCGGTCCTGGACCACCGCGAGGAGGGCCCGGAGGGCCAGTTCGCCCTGCTGTAGCGCCGCCCGCGCCGCGGGCGCACACCCGGCGCACCCGCCGCCCACCCACGGCCCTCACCCCTTATCCCTCAGCCCACAGCCCACAGCCCACAGCCCACACTGCCCGCAGCCCACCAGCCACCAGCCCTCAGCCCTCAGCCCTCAGCCCTCAGCCGACACTGCCCCCAGTCCTCCGCCCCCGCCCCCTCAGCCGAAGCCGTCCAGGACGCGGCTCACCGCCCGCTCGAACAGGACGTCCGGGTCCTCGGGCGCCTCCGGCGCCGTGGCGTACAGCGCGGCCAGCCGCGGGTAGCGGCCCGTGGCGAGCTGGCTCCCCAGGTAGGCGCCGCGCACCGCCGTCTCCTGCTCCGCCGTCCAGGGCACCGCGCGGGCCCGGTCGGCCATGGCGAACTCGTTGACGACGAAGATCATCACCGTGCCGTTCACCATGCCGACGCACTCCATCTTGGTGCCGGGCGGCGCGTCCAGCGGCTCCAGGTAGCCCAGGCACGCCTCCAGGTACCGCAGGGCGTTGGGGCCGGTGGCGTACAGCGTCGTCATCACGCGGTGCAGCCACGGGTGGCGGTGCATGATCGCGCGGGTCTGGCGGGCGGTGGCCAGCATGTCCCCGCGCCAGTCACCGGTCGGCTCGGGCAGTTCGTACTCACCGCTGACCTCGTCGACCATCAGCTCGTACAGGTCCTCCTTGCGCGGCACGTAGTTGTAGAGCGACATGGTGCCGCAGCCCAGCTCGGCGGCGACGCGGCGCATCGACACGGCGTCCACGCCGTGCGCGTCCGCCAGCCGCACGGCCGCCGCCGCGATGTCCGCGCGGCGGTACGCCGGCCGGGGGCCCCGCCCGGTGCGCTCGGGGCGCGCCCAGATCACTTCCGGTACGGCCGCTCGGCCCGCCATGGATCATCACCTCGCCCCCCATCCTAGTTACGTACACCGTACGTAGTGAGCTACAGTCACCCCATGACGACTACGTACGCTGTACTTAGTGAGGGTCTGGACAAGCGCTTCGGCGATGTCCGGGCCCTGCGCGGGCTGGACCTCGCGGTCGAGGAGGGCACGGTCTGCGGGGTGCTCGGGCCGAACGGCGCGGGGAAGACGACCGCCGTGCGGGTGCTGGCGACCCTGCTGGCGCCGGATGCGGGCCGCGCCCGCGTCGCCGGGTACGACGTGGTGCGCGAGCCGGCCGAGGTGCGCCGCCGCATCGGCGTGACCGGGCAGTACGCCTCCGTCGACGGCGACCTGACGGGCGCGCAGAACCTGCGTCTGTTCGCCCGGCTGCTGCGGGCGCCGAAGGCCCGCGCGGACGAGCTGCTGGAGCGGTTCGGGCTCGCGGAGGCGGCGGACCGCCCGGCGCGCACCTACTCGGGCGGCATGCGCCGCCGCCTGGACCTGGCGGCGAGCCTGATCGTCCGCCCCCGCGTGCTCTTCCTCGACGAGCCGACGACCGGGCTGGACCCGCACAGCCGGGGCGGCATCTGGGACGCCGTGCGCGAACTGGCCGAGGAGGGCACGACGGTGCTCCTGACCACGCAGTACCTGGAGGAGGCCGACCAGCTCGCCCACGACATCGCCCTGGTCGACGGCGGCCGGGTCGCGCACCGCGGCACCCCCGCCGGGCTCAAGGCGATGCTCGGCCGGCGGGTGGAGGTCGTCGTCGGCGACCCGGCCGCGCTCCCGGCCGCCGCCGCCGTGCTGGACCGGCTCACCGGCACGGAGCCCGCCCTGGACGCCGCGGCGGGGACCGCCGCGGCGACCGCCGACGACCCGGCGCTGACCCTCCCGCGCGTCGTGCGGGAGCTGGACGCCGCCGGCGTGCCGGTGCTCGACGCGGCGCTGCGCCCTCCGACGCTCGACGAGGTGTTCCTGCGCCTGACCGGCCGCACCGCCCCCGCCGCCCGTGAGGAGGCCGCCGCGTGAACGCGCTCGCCTACGACGGCGCCGCCGTCGTCGGACGCCATCTGCGCCGGATCGCGCACGCCCCGGCGATCACGGTGATGACGCAGACGATGCCGGTGGTCTTCCTTCTCTTCTTCGGGTACGTCTTCGGCAGCGCCGTGGCGATGCCGGGGGCCGACTACCGGGCATTCCTGGTGCCGGGACTGCTGGTGGCCACGGCCGCGAACGGCGTGATGAGCGGCATGTTCACCGCCGCGCAGGACTCCCACCGGGGCGTGATGGACCGGTTCCGCACACTGCCGATGAGCAGGGCCGCCGTACCGCTGGGGCAGGCGGCGGCCGACCTGCTGACGGCGGCCGCGGGCATGGTGCCGCTGATCCTGGTGGGGCTGGCCATGGGCTGGCGGATCGACGGCGGGCCGCTGCGTGCGGCGGGCGCCTTCGGTCTGCTCCTGCTCTTCCGCTTCGCGGCGACGTGGGTGGGGATCTGGCTCGGGCTCGCCTCGCGCAGCGAGGAGGCGGCGGGTCAGTTGGGCAGCGCCACGTTCATGCTGCCGCTGCTGTCGAACGCGTACATCCCGACGGAGGGGATGCCGGGCTGGCTGCGCACGGTCGCGGAGTGGAACCCGATCTCGGCGGTGACGACGGCCGTGCGCGACCTGTTCGGCAACGCCCCGGTCCCGGAGGGCGCCGCCTGGCCGGTCGCGCACCCGGTCGCGGGCGCGATCGCCTGGTCGCTGGTGCTGCTGGCGGTGTCGGCGCCCCTGGCGGTACGGCGGTACGCGCGGCCGGAGGGGTGACAGGAGGGGGCCGTACGCGATAGGCACGGCTCTCATGAGCACCCCACCGCGGTCCCGTCCCCTCGCCTCTCCCCTGCCGCTGCCGCTCGACGGGGTCACCGTCGTCGCCGTCGAGCAGGCCGTCTCGGCCCCGTTCGCCACCCGCCAGCTCGCCGACCTGGGAGCGCGCGTGATCAAGGTGGAGCGGCCGGACGGGGGCGACTTCGCACGCGGCTACGACACGGCCGCCGGCGGGCTCGCCTCGCACTTCGTCTGGTGCAACCGGGGCAAGGAGTCCCTGGCCGTCGACCTGAAGGACCCGCGCGGCCTGGAGCTGGTGCACCGCCTGGTGGACCGCGCCGACGTGTTCGTGCAGAACCTGGCGCAGGGCGCGGCGGCCCGGCTCGGGCTGGACGCGGCGACGCTCTGCGCCGCGCGTCCGCGCCTGGTGGCGGTGGACGTCTCCGGGTACGGGGCGGGCGGGCCGTACGCGCACAAGCGGGCGTACGACATGCTCGTGCAGTGCGAGGCCGGGCTCGTGTCGGTGACGGGCACGCCGGAGCGGCCGGTGAAGGCGGGCATCCCCGCGGCGGACATCGCGGCGGGGATGTACGCGTTCTCCGGGGTGCTGGCCGCGCTGCTGCGGCGGGCGTCGACGGGGCTCGGCGGGCCGGTCGAGGTGTCGATGCTGGAAGCGCTGGCCGAGTGGATGGGCCATCCGCTGCACCACGGGACGCACGGGGGCGAGGCGCCGGCGCGGACCGGGGTCGCGCACGCGGTGATCGCCCCGTACGACGCCTACGCGACGGCCGACGGCGGGCAGGTGCTGCTGTCGGTGCAGAACGACCGGGAGTGGCGGCGGCTGGCGGAACAGGTGCTGGGACGGCCCGAGTTGGGCGAGGACCCGGCGTACGCGACGAACCGGGCGCGGGTGGCGAACCGGGAGCGCACCGACGCGGTGGTCGGCGCGGCGCTGGCGGTACTGGGCACGGCGGAGGCGCTGGGGCGGCTGGAGGCGGCGGGCATCGCCTGCGCGCGGCTGAACACGGTCGCCGACGTGGCCGCGCATCCGCAGCTCGCCGCGCGGGACCGGTGGCGGGAGGTCGGTTCACCGGTGGGGCCGCTGCGGGCGCTGCTGCCGCCGATCACCCTGCCGGGCGGGCCGGAGCCGGTGATGGGCGCCGTCCCGGAGCTGGGCGAGCACACCGACGCGCTGCTGCGGGAGCTGGGGGTGGACGAGCTGGAGCGCGCCGCGCTGCGCCGGGAGGGCGTGGTGGCGTGAGCGGGCGGGGGCGGCCTGGTGGTCCTGCGGTGGCCGGTGGGGGCGGCGGACCGGAGGCGGGGCGGCGCGGGCCGGCGCCGCTCGGGGCGGCCGGCGCTCGCCGCCGGTGCGCCCGCTCCGGCCGCCGGCGCGGGCCCGCCGGCGGCCGAAGGCGTCCCTCGGGGACGCGCCTCAGCCGTGGTTGCCGAAGAGGGAGCGGCGCAGGCGGCGGAGCGGGGCGAAGAGCGAGACGCGCGCGCCCCTGCTGTGGTGCCGGCGGGCGACGTCACGCGTCGTCAGCTCCAGCATCAGGGACGTGGCCTCGGCCACCTCGCACTGCGGGACGGCGGGGCCGCCGAGGACCGCGAGATGGCGGTCGAGGCGCGAGCTGGTCGCGCTGCTCCCGCAGGTGATGGCAGGCACACGTGGCCTGCCGCGCATTGCTATCTGTTCCATGACACTCCCCACCCGTTCAAGGGCACCCGGCCCGGGCCAACGTTAACCCTATCGTCCCCGCATCGCGGGCGTGTATCCCGGTGGCGCGATCCACCGCACACACGGACGGGTCGGTGGTGACTCTTCGAATACGCGCGGTTCCAGGGTGAGTTGGGGCGCTTCGATCCGGTCTTTCGACCCGTTCCCGGAGGGTGCGGGGCGGGCCGCGGGAGGGGTGCCGACGGGGTGCGCCGCAGGCTCGCGGGGCGGTCCCGGAACGGGCGCGGAGCCGTACCGGCCGACGGCCCCGCGGGGACGGCGGGGCGACGGGGCGAGCGGGCGGCGAGGACCGGCGGGGCGGCGGGGCGGCGATCCGGCGGGGCCGGCGGGCGGTGGCGTCCGCCGGCCCCGCCGGGCGCGCTACGCGGCGTTCCTGAAGGCCGGGAGGTAGCCGCCCGACTGGCCGGCGGCCGTGGGGTGGTAGGACTCGCCGATGTTGAGCCAGTTGACGCTGTGCAGCCAGGCCGAGCCGGAGCAGATCTCGTGGCCGGTGAAGTTCGGCACCACGTCGGCCCACGCGAAGCCGTGGTCGGCGGCGCGCTTGGCGGTGGCCGCGTTGAGGTGGTCGGCCGCGCTGTTGATGGCGCGCCGCTCGTTCTCGGTCAGCCCGGCGATGCAGCTGCCGGGGATCGCGTAGAAGCGGGGGTAGCCGAGGACGACGACCCGCGCGGAGGGCGCCTTGCCCCGGATGGCGCGGTAGACCGTGTCGAGGCGGCCGGGCAGGGTCGTGTCGACGTAGCCGCGGGCCTCGTTGACGCGGGCGATGCAGGTGGCCTCGGACTGCAGGACGCAGGTGGTCATGACGTCGGCGAAGCCCGCGTCGTTGCCGCCGACCGTCACGGAGACGAGATCCGTCCCGCTGTTGAGGGGCCCGAGCTGGTTGGCCGTCACATCGGTGGTGCGCGCGCCGGAGCAGGCGGTGAACGCGAACGACGACGGTGCGTTGGCGGCGGCCCAGAGGGCGGGGTAGGCGCGGGGCGTGCGCTTGCACGAGCCGCTGGCGGAGTCGTACGCGCCGGCCCCGACCCCGGAGGAGTAGGAGTCGCCGACGGCGACGTAGTCGACGGCGGCGGCCGAGGAGTCGGCCTGCGCGGCCCCGGCCCCGGCGAGGGTGAGGGCGGCGCCGAGGACGAGTGAGGACGCGAGTGCGGCAACGCGGGACGCTTTCATGGAACCCCCAGTCAGCAGGATCTCTGCGGTGACCTTGGTAGCAGGGTGCCGTGTCCATGCCAATACTTACGACATCGATCGGCGCTCTTTTCCCTCGTACGGAGCCGCGCGTTCCGCGGCGCGCCGAGCGCGGCGCGCAACTCCCGCGCGCGCCGGTGGCGTTCACCCCCACCTGCGCGCTTGTGCCGCGCGCCCGCCGGCCGCCCTCCCGTCGGGAAGGACCGGCCGGGACGCCCGGCACCACGGCCGTTCACCGCGGCGACGGGCAACCTTCCACCGCGCGTACGGCGCCGGGCCGCCCTCACGCGTCGTCACGCGCGGCCCGGCGCGGACGCGGCCCCGCGCGCGGCCCGACCCGACCCGGCCCGACCCGGCCCGGCCCGGCGGCCGAAATGCCGTGCGGGGGCGGCGCGCGTGCCGGATCATGGGCCCATGTCAGCCAACCCGCAGGACGCGCTGCCGATCCGGCTCACCATGGACGACAACGACTCCCCCTCCGACGTGGTGGACGCCCTCTTCCTCGGCCGCTTCGCGACCGGTGAGCAGCCGCACGCGCGCAGCACCAGCCTCGACCGGGTCAGGTCGGGCGCCACGCTCCTCCCGCCCGGCGCGACGGTGCTGCGCTCCGCTCGCGCGGAGGACCGCAGCGCCGTCCTCGCGCAGGGCGAGGGCTGGACGATCCTGGTGTCCCGCTGGAACCGGGGCGCGGACGTCACGGTCACCGCCGTCGACGACGACCTGGCCCGGAGCGTCCTGGCGCAGGCGACGGACGGCGCGCAGGACGAGCCGGAGCCGCGCCCCGAGGACGTCGCCATGGGCTTCTGGTACATGTCGCCGCGGCGCGGCCCGCACCGGACGACCCGCCAGATCGCGGCCGGCACCTGGGACGAGGTGCGGCCCAACTACACGGCGCCCGTCGCCCACGCGCTGGACCGGCTGATGAAGGTCACGCCCGACGACGTCTCGGGCCGGCTGCTGCTCCTGCACGGCCC is a window encoding:
- a CDS encoding TetR/AcrR family transcriptional regulator is translated as MAGRAAVPEVIWARPERTGRGPRPAYRRADIAAAAVRLADAHGVDAVSMRRVAAELGCGTMSLYNYVPRKEDLYELMVDEVSGEYELPEPTGDWRGDMLATARQTRAIMHRHPWLHRVMTTLYATGPNALRYLEACLGYLEPLDAPPGTKMECVGMVNGTVMIFVVNEFAMADRARAVPWTAEQETAVRGAYLGSQLATGRYPRLAALYATAPEAPEDPDVLFERAVSRVLDGFG
- a CDS encoding daunorubicin resistance protein DrrA family ABC transporter ATP-binding protein, which encodes MTTTYAVLSEGLDKRFGDVRALRGLDLAVEEGTVCGVLGPNGAGKTTAVRVLATLLAPDAGRARVAGYDVVREPAEVRRRIGVTGQYASVDGDLTGAQNLRLFARLLRAPKARADELLERFGLAEAADRPARTYSGGMRRRLDLAASLIVRPRVLFLDEPTTGLDPHSRGGIWDAVRELAEEGTTVLLTTQYLEEADQLAHDIALVDGGRVAHRGTPAGLKAMLGRRVEVVVGDPAALPAAAAVLDRLTGTEPALDAAAGTAAATADDPALTLPRVVRELDAAGVPVLDAALRPPTLDEVFLRLTGRTAPAAREEAAA
- a CDS encoding ABC transporter permease, with the protein product MNALAYDGAAVVGRHLRRIAHAPAITVMTQTMPVVFLLFFGYVFGSAVAMPGADYRAFLVPGLLVATAANGVMSGMFTAAQDSHRGVMDRFRTLPMSRAAVPLGQAAADLLTAAAGMVPLILVGLAMGWRIDGGPLRAAGAFGLLLLFRFAATWVGIWLGLASRSEEAAGQLGSATFMLPLLSNAYIPTEGMPGWLRTVAEWNPISAVTTAVRDLFGNAPVPEGAAWPVAHPVAGAIAWSLVLLAVSAPLAVRRYARPEG
- a CDS encoding CaiB/BaiF CoA transferase family protein gives rise to the protein MSTPPRSRPLASPLPLPLDGVTVVAVEQAVSAPFATRQLADLGARVIKVERPDGGDFARGYDTAAGGLASHFVWCNRGKESLAVDLKDPRGLELVHRLVDRADVFVQNLAQGAAARLGLDAATLCAARPRLVAVDVSGYGAGGPYAHKRAYDMLVQCEAGLVSVTGTPERPVKAGIPAADIAAGMYAFSGVLAALLRRASTGLGGPVEVSMLEALAEWMGHPLHHGTHGGEAPARTGVAHAVIAPYDAYATADGGQVLLSVQNDREWRRLAEQVLGRPELGEDPAYATNRARVANRERTDAVVGAALAVLGTAEALGRLEAAGIACARLNTVADVAAHPQLAARDRWREVGSPVGPLRALLPPITLPGGPEPVMGAVPELGEHTDALLRELGVDELERAALRREGVVA
- a CDS encoding SGNH/GDSL hydrolase family protein, which translates into the protein MKASRVAALASSLVLGAALTLAGAGAAQADSSAAAVDYVAVGDSYSSGVGAGAYDSASGSCKRTPRAYPALWAAANAPSSFAFTACSGARTTDVTANQLGPLNSGTDLVSVTVGGNDAGFADVMTTCVLQSEATCIARVNEARGYVDTTLPGRLDTVYRAIRGKAPSARVVVLGYPRFYAIPGSCIAGLTENERRAINSAADHLNAATAKRAADHGFAWADVVPNFTGHEICSGSAWLHSVNWLNIGESYHPTAAGQSGGYLPAFRNAA
- a CDS encoding DUF5925 domain-containing protein: MSANPQDALPIRLTMDDNDSPSDVVDALFLGRFATGEQPHARSTSLDRVRSGATLLPPGATVLRSARAEDRSAVLAQGEGWTILVSRWNRGADVTVTAVDDDLARSVLAQATDGAQDEPEPRPEDVAMGFWYMSPRRGPHRTTRQIAAGTWDEVRPNYTAPVAHALDRLMKVTPDDVSGRLLLLHGPPGTGKTSALRTLAREWRDWCQVDCVLDPERLFGDIGYLMDIAIGEEDGTGQGRWRLLLLEDCDELIRGEARHTAGQALSRLLNLTDGLLGQGRNVLVGVTTNEDLERLHPAVVRPGRCLARLEVGPLTRAEAVGWLGREEGVGREGATLAELYALRRGTGPTTLPEPRGTEAGLYL